TTTTCACCTTTCAGGGTTTCTCATCACGATCCTTTTCGGGGAAGAATGGGCTGATGCCGCCAAGCCTCTTAAAGTATTGTCCGTGTTGCTTCTCTTGCAGTCGATCAGTATCGCACTTGGAGATGGATTGACCACCAGCAGGAGACAATTTCACAGGATGGTTGTCCAGGCAATTGGATTGGTCGCCGGAATTGTTTTCTATATTTTATTAAGCAGGGCATACGGAGTAATAGGGGCGGCATATACGGGGGGAATCATTGAAGTAATCACTCTTCTTGGGTTTTGGCTTTGCACCCCAAACAGATGGGTGATTGCAAAAAAAACGATTTTGCCATATATGATCTTCTTTATCTTGACCCTTGCCGGTACGGATCTGTTTCTAAACGAATGGCAGTTCCTAGCCGGAGCAGTAAATATTCTCCTTGTGTCATCACTGTTCTATTTAGATAAGGAACTGAGGGGCAAAATTTCTTCCTTTATTCAATCAAAGCGTAAGCGGAAAACTTGGGAGGTTGAGAAAAACCAGGGGGTTCATCATGGACTATAAGGTGGCTTCAATATCCGGAAGATATGGTTCGACAGTATTTTGGCTTTTCTTATTGTTGATGTTAGCAAAATTCAATATATACATCGGCTTTGCATTAAAGCCTTACATGCTTTTTTGCATTTTATTTTTTATGTTCCATATTGGCTCCTTTTACTTTCAAAGATTGTACCTATTTGAAATGGGCATGCTGATATTTTATCTAATGTATAGCTTTACTGGAGCGTTTTCGTTATATCCAGCATCCAGCGCTCGAATCATCTTTGGAATCATCCTTTACGTATCATGTTATTTTATTGTGAAAAATATCATTGAAAAGTTTGAAACAGATGCTGTCCATAGTGCCGTAGCAAATGTAGGCATCATTTTCAATTCAGTAAGTCTGGCCCTTTATTTTGCAGGATTGAAAAGCGTTCAATTTATGTTTGAAGGTGAGAGGGTGTCTGAATTCGGCGTCATGGTAGATCGTCATTACCCGAGGCTGATTGGTTTAGTGCAGGATCCTAACTTCTTTGTTTTTTATAACACAATTTTCTTTTGCTATTATCTTAGCAACTTCCAATCCTCAAAGAATAAAGTCGGTTTGGGTTTGACAATCTTAACGAATTTACTGACTTTCTCAAGAGGCGGTCTGTTAGTCGTTGTATGTTTGGTCGTACTGAATATATTTCTGAATAACCCATTAAAAAAGCTGAAGCTGTTGCTCGGGCTTACGGCTTCACTGGCTGTTGCCGGCTATATCGCGATTACTGTCATGAAATTTGATGTTTATTCGATCTTGCAATCAAGAATCAATGATTTCTCCGAGGATGGCGGAAGCGGTAGGTTTACATTATGGGGCAGGGCCTGGGAGTACTTTAATACCAATATTCTGGTCGGGATCGGGGCTTTTAATTTTTCAGATTATAACATGTTTGAAAATGGAGATCCGCTTACAGCTCATAATACGTATTTGGATATCCTGGCAGAATCAGGACTAATCGGAATCGTCACCTACTTGCTGTTCCTTTTACTCGTTTTCATTAAATTACTTAATAGCAGAATCCATAAGAAAAATCCTTACCTGTTCTTAACATTCTTGGGTCTAGTACTTCAGATGGCATTCCTTTCCGTCATCATTAACGACATGTTTTTTATGTATATTGCCATCTTGTCGGCCTATTTGCATAAAGAGTATCACAAGAAACACGTCCACGTCGTTAAGGAACTAGAGATTCAAGCGGGGAAGAAAGACAACTCTTTAAAGGGAGCTGCCGCATATTATGAACGTGTTAATTTTAACAGATAAACTGATTATGGGCGGGGCGGAAATGTATTTCTGCAAGCTGGAAAACTATCTAAATCATCCTGGTCTAACATTCTATTACGCTGCAGGAACTGGTGACCTATACAAAAAAATCAAAAATAAACAGCATTTCATTGAATTGAGCAGGTCTAATCACCTTCAAAACCTCAAGAGGTTGATTTCTCTCATACATGATAAGAACATTAGCGTTATCCATGCCAATAGTTTGCGGATGGTGATGTATAGTACGTGCGTGAAAAAAATGATCCACAGGCCATTGAAAATTGTTTATACGAAACATAATGTAACCATTTTAGAAAGGAAAGTTCCAAATCTGTTCCGATACTTATTGAATAAACATGTAGACCGGATCATTACGGTCAGTGATTTTGAAAAAGAAAACCTTGAAGAAGCCGGTATTGACCAAAATAAAATCAAGACAATTTATAACGGGGTAGACTTGGAGCAGTTTTTATTTGAGCTGAAAGAGAAACGAAAAATGTTTCATATAGGAATTCTGGCAAGACTGTCCGAAGAGAAAAATCATGAGCTGTTCATTGATATCGCTGATCATTTAAGGGATAGGCCCAATATATTGTTTCATATTGCTGGAGATGGTCCAGAAAAACAGCGAATTGCAGATCAAATCAAGGCAAGAAATTTAACAGATAAAGTGAAGATGTTAGGAGAAGTTCAAAATCCAGAAACCTTTATCAAAGAGATGGATGTACTGCTATTAACCTCATACAGAGAAGTTTTTCCGATGGTGATCATAGAATCAATGGCTGTCGGCACTCCAATTATTTCAATTAATCAAGGTGGAATTAAAGAGGCAGTCATTGATGGAGAGACTGGTTTTCTGATAAAAAGTCATTCTACTACTGACTTTTGTAAGCAAATTTTACGTT
This portion of the Mesobacillus sp. S13 genome encodes:
- a CDS encoding O-antigen ligase family protein produces the protein MDYKVASISGRYGSTVFWLFLLLMLAKFNIYIGFALKPYMLFCILFFMFHIGSFYFQRLYLFEMGMLIFYLMYSFTGAFSLYPASSARIIFGIILYVSCYFIVKNIIEKFETDAVHSAVANVGIIFNSVSLALYFAGLKSVQFMFEGERVSEFGVMVDRHYPRLIGLVQDPNFFVFYNTIFFCYYLSNFQSSKNKVGLGLTILTNLLTFSRGGLLVVVCLVVLNIFLNNPLKKLKLLLGLTASLAVAGYIAITVMKFDVYSILQSRINDFSEDGGSGRFTLWGRAWEYFNTNILVGIGAFNFSDYNMFENGDPLTAHNTYLDILAESGLIGIVTYLLFLLLVFIKLLNSRIHKKNPYLFLTFLGLVLQMAFLSVIINDMFFMYIAILSAYLHKEYHKKHVHVVKELEIQAGKKDNSLKGAAAYYERVNFNR
- a CDS encoding glycosyltransferase family 4 protein; the protein is MNVLILTDKLIMGGAEMYFCKLENYLNHPGLTFYYAAGTGDLYKKIKNKQHFIELSRSNHLQNLKRLISLIHDKNISVIHANSLRMVMYSTCVKKMIHRPLKIVYTKHNVTILERKVPNLFRYLLNKHVDRIITVSDFEKENLEEAGIDQNKIKTIYNGVDLEQFLFELKEKRKMFHIGILARLSEEKNHELFIDIADHLRDRPNILFHIAGDGPEKQRIADQIKARNLTDKVKMLGEVQNPETFIKEMDVLLLTSYREVFPMVIIESMAVGTPIISINQGGIKEAVIDGETGFLIKSHSTTDFCKQILRLESDHRQRLQLIERARGKVEKDFSLNQMIHQTLKEYLNCSQ